A single genomic interval of Rhododendron vialii isolate Sample 1 chromosome 3a, ASM3025357v1 harbors:
- the LOC131320955 gene encoding uncharacterized protein At2g38710: MVSANREMVVYCFDTLVAHYNSEQPPPPSFDDGQHPLFVTWKKVVNGGEPRLRGCIGTLEARGLINGFRDYALTSALRDRRFPPIQAKELPSLECTVSILTDYESDLHYLDWEVGKHGMIIEFTDPDYNTRRSATYLPEVAAHEGWTQTEAIDSLIRKAGYNGAITESLRKRIKLTRYQSTLFTMHYSEYVAYVKTTRGASPSLAGVAKPSNH, from the exons atggtgTCGGCGAACAGGGAGATGGTGGTGTATTGCTTCGACACCCTAGTCGCTCACTACAACAGCGAACAACCACCTCCCCCTTCCTTCGATGATGGTCAACA TCCACTATTTGTTACTTGGAAGAAAGTAGTGAATGGTGGGGAGCCTCGTCTGCGTGGATGCATTGGAACTTTAGAAGCTCGTGGCTTGATCAATGGCTTTCGTGATTATGCACTAACCAG TGCTCTGAGAGATCGCCGGTTCCCCCCAATACAGGCTAAAGAGTTGCCTTCTTTGGAATGTACAGTCTCCATTCTCACTGATTATGAGAGTGATCTCCACTACCTTGACTGGGAG GTTGGCAAGCATGGTATGATTATTGAATTTACTGACCCTGACTATAATACAAGGCGAAGTGCCACATATCTTCCAGAGGTGGCTGCCCATGAAG GCTGGACACAGACAGAAGCAATTGACTCGCTGATACGAAAAGCGGGTTACAATGGTGCCATAACTGAATCACTTCGCAAGCGTATCAAACTGACTCGTTATCAGAGTACACTCTTTACTATGCATTATAGTGAATATGTTGCCTATGTCAAAACCACCAGAGGTGCTTCTCCCTCTCTTGCTGGGGTGGCCAAGCCCAGTAATCATTGA
- the LOC131320956 gene encoding vesicle-associated membrane protein 727 yields MSQKGLIYSFVAKGTIVLAEHTPYSGNFSTIAVQCLQKLPSNSSKYTYSCDGHTFNFLIDTGFVFLVVADESVGRSVPFVFLERVKDDFKQRYGASIRTDDPHPLADDEDEDDDLFEDRFSIAYNLDREFGPRIKEHMQYCMNHPDEISKLSKLRTQITEVKGIMMDNIEKVLDRGEKIELLVDKTENLQFQADSFQRQGRQLRRKMWLQSLQMKLMVGGVILVVIVILWLIACGGFKCGSGK; encoded by the exons ATGAGTCAAAAAGGCTTGATTTATAGCTTCGTTGCAAAAGGAACCATTGTTCTTGCTGAGCACACTCCATATTCTGGGAACTTCAGTACCATTGCTGTGCAATGCTTGCAGAAGCTCCCTTCAAATAGCAGCAAGTACACATACTCGTGCGATGGGCACACATTCAACTTTCTCATTGACACCGGATTTG TTTTTCTTGTTGTGGCGGATGAATCCGTTGGGAGGAGCGTGCCTTTTGTGTTTCTTGAGAGAGTGAAGGATGACTTCAAGCAGCGTTATGGTGCGAGTATAAGAACTGATGATCCACATCCGCTTGCggatgatgaagatgaagatgatgatttaTTTGAAGACCGATTTAGTATTGCGTATAATCTTGACAGAGAATTTGG GCCAAGGATTAAAGAGCACATGCAGTACTGTATGAACCACCCAGACGAGATAAGTAAGCTGTCGAAACTGAGGACTCAAATAACAGAGGTCAAAGGGATAATGATGGACAATATCGAGAAG GTTTTAGATCGTGGGGAGAAAATTGAACTCCTAGTGGATAAAACAGAAAACCTCCAGTTCCAG GCCGACAGCTTCCAGAGGCAGGGAAGACAACTGCGGCGGAAGATGTGGCTGCAAAGTCTCCAAATGAAGCTGATGGTGGGCGGAGTGATCCTTGTCGTAATTGTCATACTGTGGCTTATAGCCTGTGGAGGTTTCAAATGTGGAAGTGGTAAATAA